Proteins from one Agelaius phoeniceus isolate bAgePho1 chromosome 10, bAgePho1.hap1, whole genome shotgun sequence genomic window:
- the HES1 gene encoding transcription factor HES-1 has product MPADLMEKSSASPVAATPASVNATPDKPKTAAEHRKSSKPIMEKRRRARINESLGQLKTLILDALKKDSSRHSKLEKADILEMTVKHLRSLQRAQMTAALSTDPTVLGKYRAGFSECMNEVTRFLSTCEGVNTEVRTRLLGHLASCMTQINTMNYPAPPPPPPLPPAAAFGPPLVPPGGGVGPLPGMPCKPGADAAKVYGGFQLLPASDGQFAFLIPSTAFAPGGAVLPLYGGPPTAATAASPPGPPPGTADSVWRPW; this is encoded by the exons ATGCCGGCCGACCTGATGGAGAAGAGCAGCGCCTCGCCGGTGGCCGCCACCCCCGCCAGCGTCAATGCGACGCCCGACAAGCCGAAGACGGCGGCGGAGCATCGCAAG TCCTCCAAGCCCATCATGGAGAAGCGGCGGCGGGCGCGCATCAACGAGAGCCTAGGGCAGCTGAAGACGCTCATCCTGGACGCGCTGAAGAAGGAT AGCTCCCGGCATTCCAAGCTGGAGAAAGCCGACATTCTGGAGATGACCGTGAAGCACCTGCGGAGCCTCCAGCGAGCCCAGATGACTG ctgccctgagcacagACCCCACAGTCCTGGGCAAGTACCGAGCCGGCTTCAGCGAGTGCATGAACGAGGTGACGCGGTTCCTCTCCACCTGCGAGGGCGTCAACACTGAGGTGCGCACCCGGctcctgggtcacctggccAGCTGCATGACCCAGATCAACACCATGAACTACCCTGcgccccccccgccgcccccgttGCCACCGGCCGCAGCCTTTGGGCCGCCCCTGGTTCCTCCAGGCGGGGGCGTGGGGCCGCTCCCGGGCATGCCCTGCAAGCCGGGTGCCGATGCAGCCAAGGTGTACGgtggcttccagctgctgcctgcctctGATGGGCAGTTTGCCTTCCTCATCCCCAGCACCGCCTTTGCTCCgggtggagctgtgctgcctctgtATGGTGGCCCACCcacagctgccactgctgcctcGCCGCCAGGCCCGCCACCTGGCACGGCTGACTCAGTCTGGAGACCCTGGTGA